The proteins below are encoded in one region of Silene latifolia isolate original U9 population chromosome 2, ASM4854445v1, whole genome shotgun sequence:
- the LOC141628884 gene encoding transcription factor HY5-like isoform X2: MSRPSTLPLLPTSREENKLEESDEEMFTVPEMEENREETKEIASQGSLQSCNNNNNGGGEQVGPVKRRRGRNPVDKEYRRLKRLLRNRVSAQQAREKKKVYVNDLESRAKELEENTFKLEEKISILTNENSMLRKVLMNTRPKVDEDEETKHG; the protein is encoded by the exons ATGTCCCGTCCCTCAACATTGCCACTTCTTCCCACTTCAAGAGAAGAAAACAAGTTAG AGGAAAGTGATGAAGAGATGTTTACGGTGCCGGAAATGGAAGAAAATAGAGAAGAGACAAAAGAGATAGCAAGCCAAGGGAGCTTACAAAGttgtaacaacaacaacaatggtggTGGTGAACAAGTCGGCCCCGTTAAGCGAAGAAGGGGTCGTAATCCCGTTGACAAGGAATATAGGAGACTCaagag GTTACTAAGGAATAGAGTATCAGCACAGCAAGCACGAGAAAAGAAGAAAGTATACGTGAATGATTTGGAGTCAAGAGCCAAAGAACTCGAAGAGAATACCTTCAAATTAGAAGAAAAAATTTCTATTCTCACCAACGAAAATAGTATGCTTCGTAAG GTACTTATGAACACTAGACCGAAGGTTGATGAAGACGAAGAAACAAAACATGGGTGA
- the LOC141628884 gene encoding transcription factor HY5-like isoform X1: protein MSRPSTLPLLPTSREENKLGGFAEESDEEMFTVPEMEENREETKEIASQGSLQSCNNNNNGGGEQVGPVKRRRGRNPVDKEYRRLKRLLRNRVSAQQAREKKKVYVNDLESRAKELEENTFKLEEKISILTNENSMLRKVLMNTRPKVDEDEETKHG from the exons ATGTCCCGTCCCTCAACATTGCCACTTCTTCCCACTTCAAGAGAAGAAAACAAGTTAG GGGGTTTTGCAGAGGAAAGTGATGAAGAGATGTTTACGGTGCCGGAAATGGAAGAAAATAGAGAAGAGACAAAAGAGATAGCAAGCCAAGGGAGCTTACAAAGttgtaacaacaacaacaatggtggTGGTGAACAAGTCGGCCCCGTTAAGCGAAGAAGGGGTCGTAATCCCGTTGACAAGGAATATAGGAGACTCaagag GTTACTAAGGAATAGAGTATCAGCACAGCAAGCACGAGAAAAGAAGAAAGTATACGTGAATGATTTGGAGTCAAGAGCCAAAGAACTCGAAGAGAATACCTTCAAATTAGAAGAAAAAATTTCTATTCTCACCAACGAAAATAGTATGCTTCGTAAG GTACTTATGAACACTAGACCGAAGGTTGATGAAGACGAAGAAACAAAACATGGGTGA